One Oceanotoga teriensis DNA segment encodes these proteins:
- a CDS encoding GntR family transcriptional regulator encodes MIKIKINYSSNTPLFIQIAQAIEDDIISGIYKEDEMIISTTQLSKLLNINPTTAVKAVGLLNEENILYKKRGVGMFVSKGALEIIMEKRKNEFFNKKVKEFLDEAFKIGLNTNQIIEILRKESENRK; translated from the coding sequence GTGATAAAAATAAAAATAAATTATTCAAGTAATACTCCCTTATTCATACAAATTGCTCAAGCAATAGAAGATGACATAATTTCAGGAATATATAAAGAAGATGAAATGATAATATCGACAACACAATTATCAAAACTTTTAAACATAAACCCTACAACTGCAGTAAAAGCAGTTGGACTCTTAAATGAAGAAAACATATTATATAAAAAAAGAGGCGTTGGAATGTTCGTATCTAAAGGAGCATTAGAAATAATAATGGAAAAAAGAAAAAATGAATTTTTCAACAAAAAAGTCAAAGAATTTTTAGATGAGGCTTTCAAAATTGGATTAAATACAAATCAAATAATAGAAATATTGAGAAAGGAAAGTGAAAACAGAAAATGA
- a CDS encoding alcohol acetyltransferase → MNLNKKWFKLDNAGKLYSSTISSKATTIFRISVYLKQNININILEISLKNTLKRYPYFKVRLKRGLFWYYLEETDKNIPIQKETYYPCMNFNFKKSKSVPLRILYYNNKLSLEMSHVLTDGNGAIEFLKLLLAQYFEIKDQIKINIPSDIQISEETEDSFQKYYKRKIPGIKIGKTAFHFPFKKNKESIYSVTTAKIETDKLLKKSKELSASITELITALQINSIIEIIQKNKYKKRPVSINIPVNLRNIYPSKTMKNFFISITPTIDPRLGEFTFDEILQYTKNYIRQNTDKKYLNPIITRNVKNQKNILFSIFPLKIKDIGMPYIYKIFGEKNYTTGFSNLGILKFPEQIQKNIEEIEVIPPPSEGNLIKSALITNGKYTYLTFGNLTKDEQFETTFLKNLEKLNLNYELNTTKNKEKYPIFKLNDKKQKNNSTNIILEFQKKFHLN, encoded by the coding sequence ATGAATTTAAATAAAAAATGGTTCAAATTAGACAATGCTGGAAAATTATATTCTTCAACAATATCATCAAAAGCAACAACAATATTCAGAATATCTGTATATTTAAAACAAAATATAAATATAAATATACTTGAAATATCCCTAAAGAACACTTTAAAAAGATATCCATACTTCAAAGTAAGACTAAAAAGGGGACTATTTTGGTATTACCTCGAAGAAACAGACAAAAATATACCCATACAAAAAGAAACATATTATCCATGTATGAACTTTAATTTTAAAAAATCAAAATCTGTGCCATTAAGAATACTATATTATAATAACAAACTATCTCTAGAAATGTCACATGTATTAACAGATGGAAATGGAGCTATAGAATTTTTAAAATTGTTATTAGCACAATATTTTGAAATTAAAGATCAAATAAAAATTAATATACCTTCAGATATACAAATATCCGAAGAAACAGAAGACTCTTTTCAAAAATATTATAAAAGAAAAATTCCTGGAATAAAAATAGGAAAAACAGCTTTCCATTTTCCATTTAAAAAAAATAAAGAATCAATATATTCGGTAACAACCGCAAAAATAGAAACAGATAAACTATTAAAAAAATCGAAAGAACTATCAGCCTCAATAACAGAATTAATAACGGCTTTGCAAATAAACTCAATAATAGAAATAATCCAAAAAAATAAATATAAAAAAAGACCTGTTTCAATAAATATTCCTGTAAATCTTAGAAATATATATCCATCAAAAACTATGAAAAATTTTTTTATAAGTATAACTCCTACAATAGATCCAAGACTCGGAGAATTCACATTTGATGAAATACTTCAATATACAAAAAATTATATAAGACAAAATACAGATAAAAAATATTTAAATCCAATAATAACCAGAAATGTAAAAAATCAAAAAAACATATTATTCAGTATATTTCCTTTAAAAATAAAAGATATTGGAATGCCTTATATATATAAAATATTTGGAGAAAAAAATTACACCACAGGTTTTTCAAATCTTGGAATATTAAAATTTCCAGAACAAATTCAAAAAAATATAGAAGAAATAGAAGTAATACCTCCACCAAGTGAGGGCAATTTAATAAAATCAGCATTAATAACAAATGGGAAATACACCTATTTAACTTTTGGAAACCTAACAAAAGATGAACAATTTGAAACCACATTTCTAAAAAATTTAGAAAAATTAAATCTAAATTATGAATTAAATACAACAAAAAATAAAGAAAAATACCCAATTTTCAAATTAAATGACAAAAAACAAAAAAATAATTCAACAAATA
- a CDS encoding ATP-binding cassette domain-containing protein, whose product MKLKVENLTKKFKKIKVLNNLNISIESNGIYCLLGRNGAGKTTLLKIISGYIPKYEGNIYIDNIKIPKGQIPKNLCFIEEKVKQLNKPIKELYKISSTFYENWDYELANELSEKFNLDLNQKFKKLSFGMQTITNSIIALCSNSKITLLDEPMLGFDSILREQFYESIIESYQRSPKLIIISTHLIDEIANYCEKVMIMNSGKIILNETIENINEKSFSIIGEAKEVENAIKDLNILSKEYVSNYMHATLYDENTQNLTGNFNIEKISLQKLFGKMVGGKTNE is encoded by the coding sequence ATGAAATTAAAAGTAGAAAATCTCACTAAAAAATTTAAAAAAATAAAAGTATTAAATAACTTAAATATCTCAATAGAAAGCAATGGAATATATTGTTTACTTGGAAGAAATGGAGCGGGAAAAACAACACTATTAAAAATAATAAGTGGTTATATACCAAAATATGAAGGAAACATATATATAGATAATATAAAAATCCCAAAAGGTCAAATACCAAAAAATCTATGCTTCATTGAAGAAAAAGTAAAGCAATTAAATAAACCAATAAAAGAACTATACAAAATATCCTCTACATTCTATGAAAACTGGGATTATGAACTCGCCAATGAACTTTCTGAAAAATTTAATTTGGATTTAAATCAAAAATTCAAAAAACTTTCTTTTGGAATGCAAACAATAACAAATTCAATAATAGCTTTATGTAGCAACTCCAAAATAACGCTATTAGATGAACCAATGCTTGGATTCGATTCAATACTAAGAGAACAATTCTATGAATCTATAATAGAATCCTATCAAAGATCTCCAAAATTAATAATAATATCGACACATCTTATAGATGAAATAGCAAATTATTGTGAAAAAGTAATGATTATGAATTCTGGAAAAATAATATTAAACGAAACTATCGAAAACATAAATGAAAAATCATTTAGCATAATAGGTGAAGCAAAAGAAGTTGAAAACGCCATAAAAGATTTAAATATATTAAGCAAAGAATATGTTTCAAACTACATGCATGCAACATTATATGATGAAAACACTCAAAATTTGACTGGAAATTTCAATATAGAAAAAATATCTTTACAAAAACTATTTGGAAAAATGGTTGGAGGAAAAACTAATGAATAG